A stretch of Methanosphaerula palustris E1-9c DNA encodes these proteins:
- a CDS encoding FmdE family protein, producing MSNSHQVTPRLPTFEEAVAFHGHRCPGLALGYRAAVLGMAALGPRRSEDEEIVTVVENDACGVDGVQVVTGCTFGKGNLIFHDYGKHVYTFINRKTGDAVRIVTRVDFSTGQIDPQFGDIRERARRADATPADQVLFEDHLAGVCEAILTIDPARIFLITRPVITPPEEARIYRSRPCDRCGELVAEPKGVHQAGRFLCVPCSRND from the coding sequence ATGAGCAATTCACATCAGGTTACTCCCCGGCTCCCCACCTTCGAAGAGGCGGTCGCTTTCCATGGCCACCGGTGTCCGGGACTGGCACTCGGCTACCGGGCGGCCGTCCTCGGCATGGCGGCGCTCGGTCCCCGGCGGTCAGAGGACGAGGAGATTGTCACGGTCGTCGAGAACGACGCCTGTGGGGTCGACGGCGTGCAGGTGGTGACCGGGTGCACCTTCGGGAAGGGAAACCTGATCTTCCATGACTATGGAAAGCATGTGTACACATTCATAAATCGGAAGACAGGGGATGCGGTCAGGATCGTCACCAGGGTCGACTTTTCGACCGGCCAGATCGATCCGCAGTTCGGAGACATTCGGGAACGAGCCAGACGAGCAGATGCCACCCCTGCAGATCAGGTGCTCTTTGAAGATCACCTGGCCGGCGTCTGCGAGGCGATCCTGACGATCGACCCAGCCCGGATCTTCCTGATCACCCGGCCCGTCATCACCCCGCCAGAAGAGGCCCGGATCTATCGGTCCCGCCCCTGCGACCGCTGCGGGGAACTGGTCGCCGAACCGAAAGGGGTCCACCAGGCAGGCCGGTTCCTCTGCGTCCCGTGCTCGCGGAACGACTGA